One window of Streptomyces sp. NBC_00273 genomic DNA carries:
- a CDS encoding PaaI family thioesterase gives MTTYETSAPEADADADAVEIGAALRSRTHTWQPRPEMTPEILGMSGLEILRASLKGELPGASMMSTLGFRLTEAAEGVAVFEGDPGDHLLNPMGTVHGGFLATLLDSALGSSVMTLLPAGTAYTTVQLGVHMIRPVMADTPTLRCEGTALHVGRTTATAEARVTGTHDGKLYAHATTTCAILRMG, from the coding sequence ATGACCACGTATGAGACCAGTGCCCCCGAGGCCGATGCCGATGCCGATGCCGTCGAGATCGGCGCCGCGCTCCGCAGCCGTACGCACACCTGGCAGCCGCGGCCGGAGATGACCCCGGAGATCCTCGGCATGAGCGGACTGGAGATCCTCCGGGCCAGCCTCAAGGGCGAACTGCCCGGCGCGTCGATGATGAGCACCCTGGGCTTCCGGCTCACCGAGGCCGCCGAGGGCGTCGCCGTCTTCGAGGGGGACCCGGGCGACCACCTGCTCAACCCCATGGGGACGGTGCACGGCGGCTTTCTGGCGACCCTGCTCGACTCGGCGCTCGGCTCGTCCGTGATGACCCTGCTCCCGGCCGGCACCGCCTACACCACGGTGCAGCTCGGGGTGCACATGATCCGGCCGGTCATGGCGGACACCCCCACCCTGCGGTGCGAGGGCACCGCCCTGCACGTGGGGCGGACCACCGCCACTGCGGAGGCGCGGGTCACGGGGACGCATGACGGGAAGCTCTACGCCCATGCGACTACGACGTGTGCGATCTTGCGCATGGGCTGA
- a CDS encoding cytochrome P450, whose translation MSCPALPEGFDATDPDLLQSRVPFPEFAQLRQTAPVWWCPQRRGVTGFDDEGYWAVTRHADVKYVSTHPELFSSTTNTAIIRFNEHIPRDAIDAQRLIMLNMDPPEHTRVRQIVQRGFTPRAIRGLEEALRDRARKIVEEAVATAADGSFDFVTQVACELPLQAIAELIGVPQKDRAKIFDWSNKMIAYDDPEYAITEEVGSNAAMELIGYAMNLSAQRKECPAKDIVTQLVAAEGQGNLGSDEFGFFVLLLAVAGNETTRNAISHGMHAFLTHPEQWELYKATRPSTAAEEIVRWATPVVSFQRTATQDTELGGAKIKAGDRVGMFYSSANHDPEVFTNPDVFDITRDPNPHLGFGGGGPHFCLGKSLAVMEIDLIFNALADALPNLHLTSEPPRRLRAAWLNGIKELRVTHP comes from the coding sequence ATGTCCTGCCCCGCACTGCCCGAAGGCTTCGACGCCACCGACCCAGACCTGCTCCAGAGCCGCGTCCCCTTCCCGGAGTTCGCGCAGCTGCGGCAGACCGCGCCCGTGTGGTGGTGCCCGCAGCGGCGGGGCGTCACCGGCTTCGACGACGAGGGCTACTGGGCCGTGACCCGGCACGCGGACGTCAAGTACGTCTCCACGCACCCGGAACTGTTCTCCTCGACGACCAACACCGCGATCATCCGCTTCAACGAGCACATTCCGCGTGATGCGATAGATGCCCAGCGTCTGATCATGCTGAACATGGACCCGCCGGAACACACCCGCGTGCGCCAGATCGTGCAGCGCGGCTTCACCCCCCGGGCCATCCGCGGCCTGGAAGAGGCCCTGCGGGACCGCGCCCGGAAGATCGTCGAGGAGGCCGTGGCCACGGCGGCCGACGGCAGCTTCGACTTCGTCACGCAGGTGGCGTGCGAGCTCCCGCTTCAGGCCATCGCCGAACTGATCGGCGTACCGCAGAAGGACCGCGCGAAGATCTTCGACTGGTCGAACAAGATGATCGCCTATGACGACCCGGAGTACGCGATCACCGAGGAGGTCGGCTCCAACGCGGCGATGGAGCTCATCGGTTACGCGATGAACCTCTCCGCCCAGCGCAAGGAATGTCCGGCCAAGGACATCGTCACGCAGCTGGTGGCGGCCGAGGGCCAGGGCAACCTCGGCTCCGACGAGTTCGGCTTCTTCGTGCTGCTGCTGGCGGTCGCGGGCAACGAGACCACGCGCAACGCCATCAGCCACGGCATGCACGCCTTCCTGACCCATCCCGAGCAGTGGGAGCTCTACAAGGCGACGCGGCCGTCGACGGCCGCCGAGGAGATCGTCCGCTGGGCCACCCCGGTGGTGTCCTTCCAGCGCACCGCCACCCAGGACACCGAACTGGGCGGCGCGAAGATCAAGGCGGGCGACCGGGTGGGGATGTTCTACTCCTCCGCCAACCACGACCCCGAGGTCTTCACGAACCCGGACGTCTTCGACATCACCCGTGACCCCAACCCCCACTTGGGCTTCGGCGGCGGCGGCCCGCACTTCTGCCTCGGCAAGTCCCTCGCCGTGATGGAGATCGACCTGATCTTCAACGCCCTGGCCGACGCCCTCCCGAACCTCCACCTGACGTCCGAACCCCCACGCCGCCTCCGCGCGGCCTGGCTCAACGGCATCAAGGAACTCCGCGTCACCCACCCCTAG